The following proteins are encoded in a genomic region of Arachis ipaensis cultivar K30076 chromosome B02, Araip1.1, whole genome shotgun sequence:
- the LOC107621687 gene encoding calmodulin-binding receptor-like cytoplasmic kinase 2 produces the protein MKGRRNSSSDYRSTPERGGYSPGYASSEVSAKSTSSSTASGGRSSVSSAARSVAGIFTACFAPPEATIRSSKSFGDSEEFKAPSVASDVSRASSQKGRGSNRGINISTNKEPGTVKFTMEEIQKATRNFSSSFKIGQGGFGTVYKAKLLDGTVVAVKRAKKSLYEKHLGVEFQSEIQTLSRVEHLNLVKFYGYLEQGDERIIVVEHVPNGNLREHLDCIHGKVLDLPTRLDIAIDVAHAITYLHMYIDHPIIHRDVKSSNILLTENFRAKVADFGFAKQAPDSDSGMTHVSTQVKGTAGYLDPEYLKTYQLTEKSDVYSFGVLLVELTTGRRPIEPKFELRERITAKWAMKKFVDGEATTVLDPRLDQTAANTLALEKILELALQCLAPRRQNRPNMKRCAEILWTIRKDYRELSASDFRSFSSTSQRSSSIRD, from the exons ATGAAAGGTCGCCGGAACTCCAGCTCCGACTACCGGAGTACGCCGGAACGCGGTGGATATTCTCCTGGATACGCGTCTTCCGAGGTCAGCGCCAAGTCAACCTCTTCCTCCACCGCCTCCGGTGGCCGGAGTTCGGTCTCCTCCGCCGCTAGGTCTGTAGCCGGAATCTTCACCGCCTGCTTCGCGCCGCCGGAAGCCACCATCAGAAGCTCCAAGAGCTTCGGGGATTCTGAGGAGTTCAAAGCTCCATCTG TTGCATCGGATGTTTCGAGAGCTAGTAGTCAGAAAGGGCGCGGCTCGAATCGAGGCATCAACATCAGCACAAATAAAGAGCCTGGCACTGTAAAATTCACCATGGAGGAAATCCAGAAAGCCACAAGAAACTTCTCCTCTTCTTTCAAGATTGGCCAAGGTGGTTTTGGTACTGTCTACAAGGCCAAACTATTGGATGGAACAGTGGTTGCAGTAAAGCGTGCAAAGAAG AGTCTATATGAGAAGCATTTGGGTGTAGAGTTCCAGAGTGAGATACAAACACTATCAAGGGTTGAACATTTGAACTTGGTCAAGTTCTATGGATATTTGGAGCAAGGGGATGAAAGAATTATTGTTGTGGAGCATGTTCCAAATGGAAACCTAAGAGAACATTTGGATT GCATTCATGGAAAAGTTCTTGACCTTCCTACACGTCTAGACATTGCAATTGATGTAGCTCATGCCATCACCTATCTTCATATGTATATAG ATCATCCTATCATTCATAGAGACGTTAAATCTTCCAACATTCTGCTGACCGAAAATTTTCGAGCTAAGGTAGCAGATTTTGGTTTTGCAAAACAAGCACCAGATAGTGACTCCGGCATGACTCATGTATCCACCCAAGTTAAAGGAACAGCAGGCTACTTGGACCCTGAATACCTGAAAACATATCAACTGACTGAAAAGAGTGATGTGTATTCATTTGGTGTTTTGCTTGTTGAACTCACCACAGGGAGACGTCCCATTGAACCGAAATTCGAACTCAGAGAGCGAATAACTGCAAAATGG GCTATGAAGAAATTTGTGGATGGAGAAGCTACCACTGTCTTGGATCCAAGACTTGATCAAACTGCAGCAAATACACTTGCACTTGAAAAGATTCTTGAACTAGCATTGCAGTGTTTGGCACCTCGGAGACAAAACAGGCCTAACATGAAGAGATGCGCCGAGATCCTTTGGACTATCCGCAAGGATTACAGGGAGCTATCAGCCTCAGATTTTCGCTCGTTTTCTTCTACTTCCCAGAGGAGCTCTTCAATAAGAGACTGA
- the LOC107621697 gene encoding uncharacterized protein LOC107621697, whose amino-acid sequence MSFNSILWCHPKLILLTVLLLFGSSLCTSASEGELVGTTVSGGNFFTVSSFSYPETTIKPFDLRYIRVDIPPSFSAVSIALNSDVDLDLSRVDRIPKSSLPIICFRDGSPPLPDALNTTLKDSVVSGINDLDVEQCFPMQKNITMRLTNEQISAGAWYIGLFNGIGATRTQSKMINRGSSYSFIANISVEACTNSMMKGVFCNSTVYPLSCTSSNVFKYYDLDATEVKKPMMENALTCKNNFETSCVQEGVPQFYSLDITNMAEELTITAANVKFNSTSSNSTSSADDFKLMCYARHGAIPSETSHDYSSDLSKSPLVIRAPQIGRLYISILPVNLAKTLDGTQDGNAKVCYSMETQVVQCPLGKAGPNCTMDSYTLQTVLSRIPMPFESYYLPVGEVEMAESANFPLEPLSNNTMNQGETDNIWTYFILDIPRGAAGRNIHVRLSSDVKINYEFYARFGGLPSLESWDYYYANKTRKSDESAFFMLYSSKDDNVDFYIIYAREGTWGFGLRHLNASGNSLKAQTAMSISLEGCPKHCSSHGDCRYSFDASGLTSYSFCSCDRNHGGFDCSVEIVSHKGHIVQSIFLIASNAAAMLPAYWALRQKAYAEWILFTSSGISSAIYHACDVGTWCPLTYNVLQFMDFWLSFMAVVSTFVYLASINETHKRAIHTAVAIFTALMAATKATRSSNIVLVFVLGAIGLLIGWLIEVSSKYRSLSFSFRFSPSFPQSLLTIKDWLYKLVMSLWRRFHWGFALAGFIALAMAATSWVLETSSTYWIWHSFWHVTIYTSSFFFLCSKASNVDAEEDQLPTTENYALTRQDSFSRSES is encoded by the exons TTGATATACCGCCATCGTTTTCTGCTGTGTCCATAGCATTGAATTCAGATGTAGATCTT GATCTTTCAAGGGTCGATCGAATTCCAAAAAGCTCACTGCCAATAATATGTTTCAGAGATGGCAGCCCTCCTCTGCCAGATGCCTTAAACACAACTCTGAAAGATTCAGTTGTCTCAG GAATAAATGATCTTGATGTGGAGCAGTGTTTTCCTATGCAGAAGAATATCACTATGAGATTGACAAATGAACAG ATATCTGCAGGCGCTTGGTACATTGGTCTATTCAATGGCATTGGAGCGACAAGAACACAATCAAAGATG ATTAACCGAGGCTCATCATACTCCTTCATTGCTAATATAAGTGTGGAAGCATGCACGAATTCGATGATGAAGGGGGTGTTCTGTAACAGTACAGTCTATCCACTTTCATGCACATCGTCCAATGTCTTTAAATATTATGATTTGGATGCTACAGAGGTGAAGAAGCCGATGATGGAAAATGCTCTGACCTGCAAAAATAACTTCGAAACTTCGTGTGTTCAGGAAGGCGTACCACAGTTCTATTCCTTGGATATAACAAATATGGCAGAAGAATTGACCATTACAGCAGCAAATGTCAAATTCAACTCTACATCTTCAAATAGCACTTCTAGTGCAGATGATTTTAAGTTAATGTGTTATGCTCGCCATGGTGCAATTCCTTCAGAGACTTCGCATGATTATTCCAGTGATTTGAGTAAATCCCCTCTTGTTATTCGTGCTCCACAGATTGGTCGTCTATACATTAGTATATTACCGGTTAATCTGGCAAAAACGTTAGATGGAACTCAGGATGGCAATGCCAAAGTTTGCTATTCAATGGAAACACAAGTGGTTCAGTGCCCTCTTGGTAAAGCTGGACCGAATTGCACAATGGATAGCTATACACTTCAG ACAGTCCTAAGTAGAATTCCAATGCCGTTCGAATCATATTATTTACCAGTTGGTGAGGTAGAAATGGCAGAGTCGGCAAATTTTCCTCTTGAGCCACTTTCAAACAACACAATGAACCAAGGAGAAACTGATAACATTTGGACTTACTTTATTTTGGACATTCCTCGTGGTGCAGCTGGACGAAATATTCATGTACGGCTATCCTCAGATGTGAAGATTAATTATGAATTTTATGCTCGATTTGGTGGATTACCTTCTCTTGAGAGTTGGGACTATTATTATGCTAACAAGACAAGGAAGAGCGACGAATCGGCGTTTTTCATGCTATATAGTTCAAAAGATGACAATGTTGATTTTTACATTATTTATGCTAGAGAAGGAACATGGGGTTTTGGTTTAAGACATCTTAATGCAAGCGGCAATTCTTTGAAAGCACAAACTGCCATGTCTATTTCACTTGAAGGATGCCCGAAACATTGCTCGTCTCATGGTGACTGTAGATATTCTTTTGATGCTAGCGGATTGACATCGTATAG CTTCTGCTCTTGTGATCGGAACCACGGGGGCTTTGACTGTAGCGTTGAAATTGTATCGCATAAAG GGCACATAGTGCAATCGATTTTTCTCATTGCATCGAATGCAGCAGCAATGCTTCCTGCCTATTGGGCCCTTCGGCAGAAG GCATACGCAGAATGGATTTTGTTCACTTCGAGTGGAATTTCGAGTGCGATTTATCATGCATGTGATGTAGGCACTTGGTGTCCCTTGACCTATAATGTTCTTCAG TTCATGGACTTTTGGCTTTCTTTCATGGCCGTGGTTAGCACTTTCGTGTACTTAGCCTCGATCAATGAAACACATAAGAGGGCAATCCACACAGCTGTTGCTATCTTTACTGCACTCATGGCTGCAACCAAGGCAACCAG ATCTTCGAATATTGTTCTTGTGTTTGTGCTTGGAGCTATTGGTCTTCTAATCGGTTGGTTGATAGAGGTCTCATCAAAGTATAGGTCCCTTTCATTTTCATTCAGATTCTCACCAAGTTTCCCTCAAAG CTTGTTAACTATAAAGGATTGGCTCTATAAGCTTGTCATGTCGCTTTGGAGGCGGTTCCATTGGGGTTTTGCATTGGCCGGTTTCATCGCGTTAGCCATGGCAGCAACAAGCTGGGTACTTGAAACCAGTTCAACCTACTGGATATGGCATAG CTTTTGGCATGTCACAATATACACAtcatctttcttctttctttgctCAAAAGCAAGTAATGTGGATGCAGAGGAGGATCAGCTACCTACGACGGAAAACTATGCGCTTACTCGCCAAGACTCGTTTTCGAGAAGCGAGTCTTAA